A single Primulina eburnea isolate SZY01 chromosome 11, ASM2296580v1, whole genome shotgun sequence DNA region contains:
- the LOC140805411 gene encoding uncharacterized protein, whose amino-acid sequence MAIATIVATTLQGLGNQNANQPPPPRPQHGVKFHYESLRKNRCPTFQGDADPELGQNWLKSVQTQMRLLEIPDALKEDVMVPFLEGKASKWWEAVSPAMLTAGPITWQRFRDAFLKQYFPAEVKLQKLSEFENLTQTPDMSVVGYTSQFNSLGSYAPTIMADEALKLHRFKKGLNSRIQSALAVYQPANFSDLMGTAIRVETDIQRREKKIRNKRPMNDQFSHGSQSFKKPNHSGEPSKGTSPASGYQAIKPCPTCHLRHLGECRRANDVCFGCGKPGHRMADCPAASNKTTGPGKEDGSSPGANANKPRENKPNARVFAMTQEEADYANDVVSGTIFFSKCLLMC is encoded by the coding sequence ATGGCCATAGCCACCATTGTGGCAACCACACTGCAAGGGTTGGGAAACCAGAACGCCAATCAGCCACCACCACCTCGACCACAGCACGGAGTCAAGTTCCATTATGAATCACTGCGCAAGAACAGGTGCCCGACGTTCCAAGGGGACGCAGATCCTGAGTTAGGCCAAAACTGGTTGAAAAGCGTGCAAACTCAGATGCGACTGCTAGAAATACCCGATGCTCTTAAAGAGGATGTGATGGTACCCTTCCTTGAAGGCAAAGCAAGTAAGTGGTGGGAAGCCGTCTCCCCAGCCATGTTAACCGCCGGGCCAATCACATGGCAGCGCTTTCGAGATGCATTCCTCAAGCAGTACTTTCCAGCCGAGGTCAAGTTGCAAAAGTTGAGTGAGTTTGAAAATCTGACTCAGACTCCGGATATGTCAGTGGTAGGATACACATCTCAGTTCAATTCTCTTGGATCCTATGCACCGACAATCATGGCAGATGAAGCTCTGAAATTGCACCGCTTCAAAAAGGGTTTGAACAGCAGAATACAGTCGGCTTTGGCAGTCTACCAACCTGCAAACTTCTCAGACTTGATGGGCACAGCTATCCGAGTTGAAACTGATATCCAGCGCAGAGAGAAGAAGATTAGGAACAAAAGGCCTATGAATGATCAGTTCTCTCATGGcagtcagtcgttcaagaaaccGAACCATTCCGGTGAACCATCTAAAGGAACTTCGCCTGCCTCAGGCTACCAAGCCATTAAGCCTTGCCCAACTTGCCACTTACGACACCTGGGAGAATGTCGTAGAGCCAACGACGTCTGCTTTGGATGCGGAAAACCAGGACACCGTATGGCAGATTGTCCAGCAGCCAGCAACAAAACAACTGGACCAGGTAAAGAAGACGGGTCAAGCCCAGGGGCGAATGCCAACAAACCACGGGAGAACAAACCGAATGCCAGGGTGTTTGCCATGACGCAGGAGGAGGCAGATTATGCAAATGATGTTGTGTCAGGTACCATATTTTTCAGCAAGTGCCTGCTTATGTGCTAA